In Bacillus cereus ATCC 14579, a single window of DNA contains:
- a CDS encoding toprim domain-containing protein, which yields MIYVEKVIIVEGTSDRRKIESIIREPVEIVCTNGTIGLSKMDELVDQFFDKEVYVLVDADDAGEKLRKQFRKEFPQAEHIYIDRSYREVATAPSTHLANVLWGADIDVYTEYLR from the coding sequence ATGATTTATGTAGAAAAAGTCATTATTGTAGAAGGTACATCAGATAGAAGAAAGATTGAATCTATTATTCGTGAACCGGTGGAAATTGTTTGTACAAATGGTACAATTGGTTTGTCGAAAATGGATGAGCTCGTTGATCAATTTTTTGATAAGGAAGTGTATGTGCTAGTGGATGCTGATGATGCTGGAGAAAAGTTAAGGAAACAATTTCGAAAAGAATTCCCGCAAGCCGAGCATATCTATATTGATCGCTCGTACCGAGAAGTGGCAACTGCGCCATCTACACACTTAGCAAATGTATTATGGGGAGCCGACATTGACGTTTATACAGAATATTTACGGTAA
- a CDS encoding methionine ABC transporter ATP-binding protein, translating into MILLENVKKIYKAKSGDVTAVDNANLKIEKGEIFGVIGYSGAGKSSLIRLFNQLEKPTSGQITIANRVISAITGSELRKARQEIGMIFQHFNLLWSRTVRENIEFPLEIAGVDKAKRRKRVDELIHLVGLEGRGDAYPSQLSGGQKQRVGIARALANNPQVLLCDEATSALDPETTDQILDLLLDINKRLGLTIVLITHEMHVIRKICNRVAVMEKGKIVETGPVLDVFRNPKQDITKRFVQQLTDSEDTNETIESLIEKYPDGKVIRLQFIGEAVERPVLQRLMQRSDIEVSILQGNIAQTNNGSYGSLVVHLNGEETAIQQAIEGIHQDQVELEVIAHG; encoded by the coding sequence ATGATTCTATTAGAGAATGTAAAGAAAATATATAAAGCAAAAAGCGGTGATGTCACTGCTGTAGATAACGCCAATTTAAAAATAGAAAAAGGTGAAATATTTGGTGTTATTGGATATAGCGGCGCTGGGAAAAGTTCTTTAATCAGATTGTTTAATCAGTTAGAGAAACCGACTTCTGGCCAAATTACAATTGCAAATCGTGTTATATCAGCAATTACAGGAAGTGAACTTCGTAAGGCAAGGCAAGAAATCGGAATGATTTTTCAGCACTTCAACTTACTTTGGTCACGAACTGTACGTGAAAATATAGAGTTTCCACTTGAAATTGCAGGTGTTGATAAAGCGAAGAGAAGAAAACGTGTTGATGAATTAATTCATCTTGTTGGATTAGAAGGAAGAGGAGACGCGTACCCATCTCAGCTGAGCGGGGGACAAAAGCAACGCGTCGGGATTGCAAGAGCATTAGCTAACAATCCACAAGTGCTTTTATGTGACGAAGCAACGTCAGCTCTTGATCCGGAAACGACAGATCAAATTTTGGATTTACTATTAGACATTAATAAGCGCCTTGGTTTAACAATTGTACTCATTACACATGAGATGCACGTAATTCGAAAGATTTGTAATCGTGTTGCGGTAATGGAGAAAGGAAAGATTGTAGAAACAGGTCCAGTACTTGATGTATTCCGTAATCCGAAGCAAGATATTACGAAACGATTTGTACAGCAGTTAACGGATTCTGAAGATACAAATGAAACGATTGAAAGTTTAATTGAAAAATATCCAGATGGAAAAGTAATTCGTTTGCAGTTTATCGGTGAGGCTGTAGAAAGACCAGTGCTTCAACGATTGATGCAACGCAGTGACATAGAAGTTAGCATTTTGCAAGGAAATATCGCACAAACGAATAACGGTTCTTACGGTAGTTTAGTTGTTCATTTAAATGGTGAGGAAACAGCAATCCAGCAAGCAATAGAAGGAATTCATCAAGATCAAGTAGAGCTGGAGGTGATTGCACATGGATAA
- a CDS encoding methionine ABC transporter permease, with protein MDKLLTNVDWNQMLEATGETLYMTAIAALATFVLGLILGLLLFMTAKDNLWENKSINTVIGAFVNIFRSIPFIILIILLIPFTKILLGTILGASAALPALIIGAAPFYARMVEIALREIDKGVIEASKAMGAKTSTIILKVLIPESLPALVSGITVTTIALVGYTAMAGVVGAGGLGTLAYLEGFQRGNNDVTIVATICVLLVVFLIQWIGDSLTTRIDKR; from the coding sequence ATGGATAAGTTACTCACAAATGTTGATTGGAATCAAATGTTAGAAGCAACTGGTGAAACGTTATATATGACGGCAATCGCAGCTCTTGCGACATTTGTTTTAGGACTCATTTTAGGATTGTTACTCTTCATGACAGCAAAAGATAATTTATGGGAAAACAAATCAATTAATACGGTGATTGGAGCATTCGTAAATATATTCCGTTCTATACCATTCATCATTTTAATTATTTTATTAATCCCATTCACAAAGATTCTTCTTGGAACAATTCTTGGAGCAAGTGCAGCTTTGCCGGCTTTAATTATTGGAGCGGCACCATTCTACGCGAGAATGGTTGAAATCGCACTTCGCGAAATTGATAAAGGTGTAATTGAAGCTTCAAAAGCAATGGGAGCAAAAACAAGCACAATTATTTTGAAAGTGTTAATTCCAGAATCGTTACCAGCATTAGTATCTGGTATTACGGTTACGACAATTGCTTTAGTAGGCTATACAGCAATGGCAGGAGTTGTTGGTGCTGGTGGCCTTGGAACACTTGCTTACTTAGAAGGATTCCAAAGAGGGAATAACGATGTAACAATCGTTGCGACAATTTGTGTATTACTAGTTGTATTTTTAATTCAGTGGATTGGTGATAGTTTAACGACTCGAATAGATAAACGATAA
- the sufC gene encoding Fe-S cluster assembly ATPase SufC, which produces MAGSTLTVKDLHVSIDGKEILKGVNLEVKGGEIHAIMGPNGTGKSTLSSAIMGHPKYEVTEGSIIIDGEDVLEMEVDERAQAGLFLAMQYPSEISGVTNADFLRSAINARREEGDEISLMKFIRTLDKNMEFLEMDPEMAQRYLNEGFSGGEKKRNEILQLMMIEPKIAILDEIDSGLDIDALKVVSKGINEMRGEEFGCLMITHYQRLLNYITPDFVHVMMNGRIVKSGGPELAQRLEAEGYDWIKKELGIEDETTEQEA; this is translated from the coding sequence ATGGCTGGTTCTACATTAACGGTTAAAGACTTACACGTATCAATTGATGGCAAAGAAATTTTAAAGGGTGTAAACCTTGAAGTAAAAGGTGGAGAAATCCACGCAATTATGGGACCTAACGGAACAGGTAAATCAACTTTATCTTCTGCAATTATGGGTCACCCAAAGTATGAAGTAACAGAAGGTAGCATCATCATCGACGGTGAAGATGTATTAGAAATGGAAGTAGACGAGCGCGCACAAGCGGGTCTATTCCTAGCAATGCAATATCCAAGTGAAATTAGCGGAGTAACAAACGCTGACTTCTTACGTTCTGCAATTAACGCACGTCGTGAAGAAGGCGATGAAATTTCTCTTATGAAATTTATCCGTACATTAGATAAAAACATGGAATTCCTAGAAATGGATCCAGAAATGGCACAACGTTACTTAAACGAAGGTTTCTCTGGTGGAGAGAAAAAACGTAACGAAATTCTTCAATTAATGATGATTGAGCCAAAAATCGCAATCTTAGATGAAATCGACTCAGGTCTTGATATCGATGCATTAAAAGTTGTATCTAAAGGTATTAACGAAATGCGCGGCGAAGAGTTCGGTTGCCTAATGATTACGCATTACCAACGTTTATTAAACTACATCACTCCAGACTTCGTTCACGTTATGATGAACGGTCGTATCGTTAAATCTGGTGGCCCTGAGCTTGCACAACGTCTAGAAGCTGAAGGTTACGACTGGATTAAAAAAGAATTAGGTATTGAAGACGAAACAACAGAGCAAGAAGCGTAA
- a CDS encoding arsenate reductase family protein encodes MTVTFYSYPKCGTCQKAKKWFEANDVAYEMIHIVENPPSKEDLRNLHEKSELPLKKFFNTSGMRYRELGLKDKLKDASEDEMYELLASDGMLIKRPIVTDGTNVTLGFNEEQFESVWKKYQ; translated from the coding sequence ATGACAGTAACATTTTATTCATATCCAAAGTGTGGCACATGTCAAAAGGCAAAGAAATGGTTTGAGGCAAACGATGTAGCATATGAGATGATTCATATTGTTGAAAATCCACCATCAAAAGAAGATTTACGTAATTTACATGAAAAAAGTGAATTACCATTAAAAAAATTCTTTAATACAAGTGGAATGCGTTACCGTGAACTTGGTCTAAAAGATAAGTTGAAAGATGCAAGCGAAGACGAAATGTATGAGCTTTTAGCATCTGATGGCATGTTGATTAAACGTCCAATTGTAACAGATGGAACGAATGTAACACTTGGTTTTAACGAAGAGCAGTTTGAAAGTGTGTGGAAAAAGTACCAATAA
- a CDS encoding thioredoxin family protein translates to MIEVIDWTGAEATALIENEEKTVLYVYTPMCGTCQLAKKMLTVVEMTIEDLKIGMLDLNYAPHLAKEYGIESVPCLLVFENGTLMKKIYAFHSVEYLYTELK, encoded by the coding sequence ATGATAGAAGTGATTGATTGGACAGGAGCCGAAGCTACAGCCCTAATAGAGAACGAAGAAAAAACAGTATTATATGTATATACTCCAATGTGTGGAACATGCCAATTAGCAAAAAAGATGTTAACAGTCGTTGAGATGACAATTGAAGATTTGAAAATTGGGATGTTAGATTTAAATTATGCTCCGCATTTAGCGAAAGAGTATGGGATTGAAAGTGTACCTTGTTTACTTGTTTTTGAAAATGGGACACTGATGAAGAAGATATACGCATTTCATTCGGTTGAATATTTATATACGGAATTAAAGTAG
- the metQ gene encoding methionine ABC transporter substrate-binding lipoprotein MetQ, whose protein sequence is MKKVLLSVVTALSVFTLAACGGKEENKLVVGASNVPHAVILEKAQLILEKKGIKLEIKKFQDYVLPNKALADKEIDANYFQHIPYLDKEIQEKGYKIVNAGKIHLEPMGIYSKKYKSLKDLPDGGTVIMSNNVAERGRMLALLQKGGVIKLKDGVDVVKATVKDVVENPKNLKFKTDVEPGLSPKLYENNEGDALFINSNYAIDAKLNPTKDAIAIEGSDSPYANIIAVRKGDEKKKEIKELVEVLHSKEIQDFINKEYKGAVLPVSE, encoded by the coding sequence ATGAAAAAGGTTCTACTGTCAGTTGTTACAGCGTTGTCTGTATTTACATTAGCTGCTTGCGGAGGAAAAGAGGAGAATAAGCTTGTTGTGGGAGCTTCTAACGTGCCACACGCTGTTATTTTAGAGAAGGCACAGCTGATATTAGAGAAAAAAGGCATTAAGTTAGAGATTAAAAAGTTCCAGGATTATGTACTGCCAAATAAAGCGTTAGCGGATAAAGAAATTGATGCGAACTACTTCCAGCATATTCCTTACTTAGATAAAGAAATTCAAGAAAAGGGATATAAAATTGTAAACGCAGGAAAAATCCATTTAGAGCCAATGGGTATTTATTCTAAGAAATATAAAAGCTTAAAAGACCTACCAGATGGCGGGACAGTGATTATGAGTAATAACGTAGCGGAGCGTGGCCGCATGCTAGCGCTGTTACAAAAAGGCGGCGTTATTAAATTAAAAGACGGAGTAGATGTTGTTAAAGCAACAGTAAAAGATGTTGTAGAAAACCCGAAAAACTTAAAATTTAAAACAGATGTTGAACCTGGACTTTCACCGAAATTGTATGAAAATAATGAGGGAGATGCTTTATTTATTAATTCAAACTATGCAATTGATGCAAAATTAAATCCAACAAAGGATGCAATTGCGATTGAAGGATCAGACTCTCCGTATGCAAACATCATTGCAGTTCGTAAAGGTGATGAGAAGAAAAAAGAAATTAAAGAGCTAGTAGAAGTGCTACATTCAAAAGAAATTCAAGATTTTATTAATAAAGAATATAAAGGTGCTGTACTTCCGGTAAGTGAATAA
- a CDS encoding phosphatase PAP2 family protein — MKKFKLSSFLPLSYILLLVLVSPLYDVLNKSTVHAVDVTTVVDDWIPFVKAFIIPYLLWFPYLYGALIYYCFADRKQYYVTLSSVIFGKLACFSIYYFWQTTVPRPTVVGTDVFSELVRYIYSIDQPVNCFPSIHVLTTFVIMLAAFKRREQHAFEYYILTFFGTLIILSTLFTKQHAFLDAVSGMTLASILYFGVQLLLAKEPIKVPVKQNHKM; from the coding sequence ATGAAGAAATTTAAACTTTCATCTTTTCTTCCGTTAAGTTATATACTTCTACTCGTGCTCGTAAGTCCCCTTTACGACGTATTAAATAAATCGACTGTTCACGCAGTAGACGTTACAACTGTAGTAGATGATTGGATTCCATTTGTAAAAGCATTTATTATTCCTTATTTACTTTGGTTTCCATACTTATACGGCGCACTTATTTATTACTGTTTTGCTGACCGAAAGCAATATTATGTTACTTTAAGTAGTGTTATTTTTGGAAAGCTTGCTTGTTTTTCTATTTATTATTTTTGGCAAACAACTGTACCACGTCCGACTGTCGTTGGAACAGATGTATTTTCTGAACTAGTTCGCTATATTTATAGTATCGACCAGCCAGTAAACTGTTTCCCTAGCATTCACGTTCTTACTACATTTGTAATTATGTTAGCTGCCTTTAAGCGTAGAGAACAACATGCTTTTGAATATTACATCCTTACTTTCTTCGGTACACTTATTATTTTATCAACGCTATTTACGAAGCAGCATGCCTTTTTAGATGCCGTTTCTGGAATGACACTTGCAAGCATACTATACTTCGGAGTTCAGCTCTTATTAGCAAAAGAACCAATAAAAGTTCCAGTAAAACAAAATCATAAAATGTAA
- the metQ gene encoding methionine ABC transporter substrate-binding lipoprotein MetQ, which translates to MKKLLLTALISTSIFGLAACGGKDKDEKKLVVGASNVPHAVILEKAKPLLEKKGIELEIKKFQDYVLPNKSLADKELDANYFQHIPYLEKEIKDKKYDFEVAGKIHLEPIGVYSQKYKSLKELPDGATIIMSNSVADHGRGLAILQKEGILKIKEGIDPVKATTKDIADNPKNLKFKTDIEPGLLPQVYNNKEGDAVLINSNYAIDAKLNPEKDAIAIEGNDSPYANIVAVRKGDKDKKEIKALVEVLHSKEIEDFINKEYKGAVVPVKE; encoded by the coding sequence ATGAAAAAATTATTACTTACGGCACTTATTTCAACTTCAATTTTTGGATTAGCTGCTTGTGGCGGGAAAGATAAAGATGAAAAGAAACTTGTTGTTGGTGCTTCTAACGTACCGCACGCTGTTATTTTAGAAAAGGCAAAACCGTTACTTGAGAAAAAAGGAATTGAATTAGAAATTAAAAAATTCCAAGACTACGTATTACCAAATAAATCGTTAGCGGATAAGGAATTAGATGCAAACTACTTCCAGCACATTCCGTATTTAGAAAAAGAAATTAAAGATAAAAAGTATGACTTTGAAGTAGCAGGAAAGATTCATTTAGAACCAATTGGTGTGTACTCTCAAAAGTATAAGAGTCTAAAAGAGCTTCCAGATGGTGCGACAATTATTATGAGTAATTCAGTTGCTGACCACGGACGTGGTTTAGCAATTTTACAAAAAGAAGGTATTTTAAAAATTAAAGAAGGAATAGATCCAGTTAAAGCAACTACAAAAGATATTGCAGATAATCCGAAAAATCTAAAATTCAAAACGGATATCGAGCCTGGTTTATTGCCACAAGTGTATAACAATAAAGAAGGCGACGCTGTTTTAATTAACTCTAACTATGCAATTGATGCAAAGTTAAATCCGGAAAAAGATGCAATTGCAATTGAAGGAAATGATTCACCATACGCAAACATAGTAGCTGTTCGTAAAGGCGATAAAGATAAGAAAGAGATTAAAGCTCTTGTAGAAGTATTGCATTCTAAAGAAATTGAAGACTTCATTAATAAAGAATATAAAGGGGCAGTTGTTCCTGTAAAAGAATAA
- a CDS encoding lipoprotein — MKRLSYFLFFILICLVGAGCAKDKEGEKLEYNGRALVIGVVGEKPKDTFRNIKFEEMKLEELEKKSKEVDGFLIMKDHFQEASTEQYKNVFSSLKKPVFFIGLQDKSYSIFITKGIEYNSARKDVNAMYTQGFANIGSGEGQQWAIGLSNGGNTEESIHNMYIIVFQTIADYLNR; from the coding sequence ATGAAGCGTTTATCGTATTTCTTATTTTTTATATTGATATGCCTAGTCGGTGCTGGGTGTGCAAAGGATAAAGAAGGAGAGAAATTAGAATATAACGGAAGAGCACTCGTAATTGGAGTTGTTGGAGAAAAACCGAAAGATACGTTTAGGAATATAAAGTTTGAGGAAATGAAGTTAGAGGAACTGGAAAAGAAATCTAAGGAAGTAGATGGTTTTCTAATAATGAAAGATCACTTTCAAGAAGCCTCAACAGAGCAATATAAAAATGTATTTTCATCACTAAAGAAACCAGTGTTTTTTATCGGTTTACAAGATAAATCATATTCGATTTTTATTACAAAAGGGATAGAGTATAACAGTGCCCGAAAAGATGTAAATGCTATGTATACGCAAGGGTTTGCGAATATCGGAAGTGGTGAAGGACAACAATGGGCAATTGGTTTATCGAATGGTGGAAATACAGAAGAAAGTATTCATAATATGTATATCATCGTATTTCAAACAATTGCAGATTATTTAAATAGATAA
- the gcvH gene encoding glycine cleavage system protein GcvH, with the protein MSIPNNLRYSEEHEWVKTEGNEVVIGITHFAQGELGDIVFVELPEVGATIEANEPFGSVESVKTVSELYAPVSGKVVAVNEELSDQPELVNESPYEGAWMVKVELSDASQVEKLLTAEKYAEMTNQD; encoded by the coding sequence ATGAGCATTCCAAATAATTTACGTTACTCTGAAGAACACGAATGGGTAAAAACTGAAGGTAATGAAGTTGTTATCGGTATCACTCACTTTGCACAAGGTGAGCTAGGCGATATCGTATTCGTTGAACTTCCTGAAGTAGGTGCAACAATCGAAGCTAACGAGCCATTCGGAAGCGTAGAATCTGTTAAAACAGTTTCTGAGTTATACGCACCTGTAAGCGGTAAAGTTGTAGCAGTAAACGAAGAATTAAGTGACCAACCAGAACTTGTTAACGAATCTCCATACGAGGGTGCATGGATGGTTAAAGTTGAACTTTCTGATGCAAGCCAAGTTGAGAAGTTATTAACTGCAGAAAAATATGCAGAAATGACAAACCAAGACTAA
- the sufD gene encoding Fe-S cluster assembly protein SufD gives MTIGTLPFDQETIRQRASEVNEAAWLTEFRLQALAQATELPMPTPDKTKIDKWDFIGKGDAAKQEPVSSLTELPEAVKNLIDENNSVLVQRTGTTAFVSLADEAKEKGVIFTDIVTAATEHAELVQKYLMKDGVKVDEHRLTALHAALINGGAFVYVPKNVVLETPLQAVFLVDGEEANVYNHVLFVADANSTATYVENYVANENAKGIANIVAEVIVEQGAQVKFGAVDLLAKDVTTYVNRRGVVGRDGRIDWALGLMNDGNTISENVTNLMGDGSYADTKTVTIGRGNQTQNFTTKVVHFGKHSEGWILKHGVQKDSATSIFNGIGKIEHGASKSNAQQSSRVLMLDEKARGDANPILLIDEDDVMAGHAASVGRVDPVQLYYLMSRGIPKREAERLVIHGFLAPVVNELPIEGVKAQLVEVIERKVR, from the coding sequence ATGACAATCGGTACATTACCTTTCGATCAAGAAACAATCCGTCAACGCGCAAGCGAAGTAAACGAAGCAGCTTGGTTGACTGAGTTCCGCTTACAAGCTCTTGCACAAGCAACTGAACTTCCAATGCCAACGCCTGATAAAACGAAAATTGACAAATGGGACTTTATCGGAAAAGGCGACGCTGCTAAGCAAGAGCCTGTAAGTTCTTTAACTGAACTTCCAGAAGCAGTGAAAAACTTAATCGATGAAAATAACAGCGTATTAGTGCAACGTACTGGTACAACTGCATTCGTTTCTTTAGCAGACGAAGCAAAAGAAAAAGGTGTTATTTTCACAGACATCGTAACAGCAGCAACTGAGCACGCTGAACTAGTACAAAAGTACTTAATGAAAGACGGCGTGAAAGTAGACGAGCATCGTCTAACTGCACTTCATGCTGCATTAATCAACGGCGGTGCATTCGTATATGTTCCGAAAAACGTTGTTCTTGAAACTCCACTTCAAGCTGTATTCTTAGTAGACGGCGAAGAAGCTAACGTATATAATCACGTATTATTCGTAGCTGATGCGAACAGTACTGCAACTTATGTAGAAAACTACGTTGCAAATGAAAATGCTAAAGGTATTGCAAATATCGTAGCAGAAGTAATCGTGGAACAAGGCGCACAAGTGAAATTCGGTGCGGTTGATCTATTAGCAAAAGACGTAACAACTTACGTTAACCGCCGCGGCGTTGTAGGACGCGACGGCCGTATTGATTGGGCTCTAGGCCTTATGAATGACGGAAACACAATTTCAGAGAACGTTACGAACTTAATGGGCGACGGTTCATATGCTGATACGAAAACAGTAACAATTGGCCGTGGTAACCAAACACAAAACTTTACAACTAAAGTTGTTCACTTCGGTAAACACTCTGAAGGTTGGATTTTAAAACACGGTGTACAAAAAGATAGTGCAACATCTATCTTCAACGGAATTGGTAAGATTGAACACGGTGCATCTAAATCAAATGCACAACAATCTTCTCGCGTTCTTATGTTAGATGAAAAAGCACGCGGTGATGCAAACCCAATTCTTTTAATCGACGAAGATGATGTAATGGCAGGTCACGCAGCTTCAGTAGGTCGCGTAGATCCAGTCCAACTATACTACTTGATGAGCCGTGGTATTCCAAAACGCGAAGCAGAACGTTTAGTCATCCATGGATTCTTAGCACCTGTAGTTAATGAGCTTCCAATTGAAGGAGTAAAGGCACAGCTTGTTGAGGTAATTGAAAGGAAAGTTCGCTAA